From a region of the Fibrobacter sp. UWB16 genome:
- a CDS encoding cupin domain-containing protein — protein MIIDLKGMETTVLPNFKGGEKEYKAKMYFDGTTRIMHGTLEAGASIGYHKHETNSEIMFFVSGKGKVLFDDGVEYVEAGQCHFCPKGHSHSLINEGPDNLVFYATVPELG, from the coding sequence ATGATTATTGATTTAAAAGGTATGGAGACGACTGTTCTCCCGAATTTTAAGGGTGGCGAAAAAGAATACAAGGCCAAGATGTATTTCGACGGTACGACGCGCATTATGCACGGCACGCTCGAAGCTGGCGCTTCTATCGGTTACCACAAGCACGAAACCAACAGCGAAATTATGTTCTTTGTCTCGGGGAAGGGCAAGGTACTTTTTGATGATGGTGTGGAATATGTCGAAGCTGGCCAGTGCCATTTCTGCCCGAAGGGCCATTCCCACAGCTTGATTAATGAAGGTCCGGACAATCTCGTCTTTTATGCGACGGTCCCGGAACTCGGATAA
- the glmM gene encoding phosphoglucosamine mutase, with protein sequence MSKLMRSISGIRGIVGDTLTPQVLQSHVRAFLEITKAKRVVIGRDSRPTGDAIVQFVAGICRLSGVDVVDVGLSTTPSVELLTTHFKADAGIIITASHNPLEWNALKFLNNKGLFLGPDDVKQLFALADANQFSYPDYRTMGKYEVAPDADGIHIDGTLKIPFVDVEAIKAKHFKVAVDAVNGAGSFIVPRLLEQLGCEVVRVHCSPDGTFPRGAEPIPENLGDLRKAVKDNGCAVGFAVDPDADRCALVDGLGQSIGEEYTLAIATDEVLAQKKGSVCVNLSTSRMNEDVAAKYGCEFSRAKVGEINVSLQMIENGCVIGGEGNGGVILPALHYGRDSLVAAALVLSWMAHHNGGPEKFVAENPAYVMPKKKFELGDKKVADILPKVKAEFAGWKMDERDGLWLGSEKSWVHVRASNTEPVIRVIAEAPTAEEAETLCSKVEKLI encoded by the coding sequence ATGTCTAAATTAATGCGTTCTATTTCTGGTATCCGCGGAATCGTTGGCGATACCCTTACTCCGCAGGTTTTGCAGAGCCATGTGCGTGCTTTCCTCGAAATCACGAAGGCAAAGCGCGTGGTGATTGGCCGCGATAGCCGCCCGACAGGTGATGCCATCGTGCAGTTCGTCGCTGGCATTTGCCGCCTTTCTGGCGTGGATGTTGTGGATGTGGGCCTTTCGACGACCCCGTCCGTGGAACTTTTGACGACGCACTTCAAGGCTGATGCGGGCATCATCATTACCGCAAGCCATAACCCGCTCGAATGGAACGCTCTCAAGTTCCTCAACAACAAGGGCCTTTTCCTCGGTCCGGATGATGTGAAGCAGCTCTTTGCTCTCGCTGATGCAAACCAGTTCAGCTATCCGGATTACCGCACGATGGGCAAGTACGAAGTTGCCCCGGATGCCGATGGCATTCACATTGATGGTACGCTCAAGATTCCGTTCGTGGATGTCGAAGCCATCAAGGCCAAGCATTTCAAGGTTGCTGTCGATGCCGTGAACGGTGCCGGTAGCTTTATTGTGCCGCGCCTCTTGGAACAGCTCGGTTGCGAAGTTGTCCGTGTTCATTGCAGCCCGGATGGCACGTTCCCGCGTGGTGCAGAACCGATTCCTGAAAATCTCGGCGACTTGCGCAAGGCTGTCAAGGATAACGGCTGTGCTGTTGGCTTTGCCGTGGACCCGGATGCAGACCGCTGCGCTCTCGTCGATGGTTTGGGACAAAGTATCGGCGAAGAATACACGCTTGCAATTGCAACGGACGAAGTACTTGCCCAGAAGAAGGGTAGCGTTTGCGTGAACCTCTCCACGAGCCGCATGAACGAAGATGTTGCCGCCAAGTACGGTTGTGAATTCAGCCGCGCGAAGGTCGGTGAAATCAACGTTAGCCTCCAGATGATCGAAAACGGTTGCGTGATTGGCGGTGAAGGTAACGGCGGTGTGATTCTCCCGGCGCTCCATTACGGTCGCGATAGCCTCGTGGCTGCCGCACTTGTGCTTAGCTGGATGGCCCACCACAATGGCGGCCCGGAAAAGTTCGTAGCTGAAAATCCGGCCTACGTGATGCCGAAGAAAAAGTTCGAACTCGGCGACAAGAAGGTTGCAGACATTCTCCCGAAAGTCAAGGCTGAATTTGCTGGCTGGAAGATGGATGAACGCGACGGCCTCTGGCTCGGTTCCGAGAAGTCCTGGGTACATGTGCGCGCCAGCAACACAGAACCTGTAATCCGCGTGATTGCCGAAGCCCCGACAGCTGAAGAAGCTGAGACTCTTTGTAGTAAGGTCGAAAAGCTCATTTAG
- a CDS encoding T9SS type A sorting domain-containing protein, whose protein sequence is MIKAPNLFTAACFALCGMASAYTITGTVSDNDGKALKGVTVDLLKEGKTASTDDKGKFTIQEEEVGINPSFRNAVGYISVNKGILSYSQSSTSPVQVKIYNSLGNQVFKKTLQGSGTYDLSKGLSARGTYFAQVSVGNAKQNFKFTTDESFTSSFGSQANALMKDAAKDEALRFTFEGYDTLTVPLGTLDTTVDVKLSKTIPPEPTFKFGYALKNAPTPSKGCGTNSTLKKVKSVENGDQFQIKVGNDTRDYFITLPKNYDNKKPHKVLFALHCYGSRGEDFVHHKADYDHPTPYYGQQVLDKNGDYIFVSLDAIGGVWTKGQGDHDFFAQTLTTLNDNYCIDTSRVFITGFSFGAMFSYSLMQDMQSRVRAAATYAVADYNIWLPEGNNMKNLPIAWMNVHGKNDGRCDYNRAKNSALPRILKRNGKADANGDFTDASSEKPEEVNGNTGHVCYDFKNVDERFPVKWCSWPGDHQWTAHDTGNMGVGWNWEQTWVPEEVHKFFEQF, encoded by the coding sequence ATGATTAAAGCGCCCAATCTATTTACGGCCGCGTGTTTTGCCTTGTGCGGGATGGCATCGGCATACACAATCACAGGAACCGTTTCTGACAATGACGGCAAGGCACTCAAAGGTGTCACGGTAGACCTGCTCAAAGAAGGCAAGACAGCCTCGACGGATGATAAGGGTAAATTCACCATCCAGGAAGAGGAAGTGGGCATCAACCCAAGCTTCAGAAACGCCGTTGGCTATATCAGCGTAAACAAAGGCATTCTCTCTTACTCCCAGAGCAGCACCTCGCCTGTTCAGGTAAAGATTTACAACTCGCTCGGCAACCAGGTTTTCAAAAAGACATTGCAAGGTTCCGGCACGTATGACTTGAGCAAAGGACTCAGCGCACGCGGTACTTACTTTGCACAGGTCTCTGTCGGTAACGCCAAGCAGAATTTCAAGTTCACGACGGACGAAAGTTTTACCAGCTCCTTCGGCTCACAGGCTAACGCCCTCATGAAGGATGCCGCCAAGGACGAAGCACTCCGCTTTACATTCGAAGGCTATGACACGCTCACCGTGCCGCTCGGAACGCTCGACACGACCGTTGACGTGAAACTTTCGAAGACCATCCCTCCCGAACCGACGTTCAAATTCGGTTACGCCTTGAAGAACGCACCGACCCCGAGTAAGGGCTGCGGCACCAATTCCACATTGAAAAAAGTCAAGAGCGTCGAAAACGGCGACCAGTTCCAAATCAAGGTCGGTAACGACACCCGCGATTACTTTATCACCTTGCCGAAGAACTACGACAACAAGAAACCGCACAAGGTTCTCTTTGCCTTGCACTGCTACGGTAGCCGAGGTGAAGACTTCGTGCATCACAAAGCAGACTACGACCATCCGACTCCGTACTACGGCCAGCAGGTGCTCGACAAGAACGGCGACTACATCTTCGTTTCACTCGACGCTATTGGCGGTGTATGGACCAAGGGCCAAGGCGATCATGACTTCTTTGCACAGACACTCACGACTTTGAACGACAACTACTGCATTGATACAAGCCGCGTGTTCATTACAGGCTTTAGCTTTGGCGCCATGTTCAGCTACTCACTCATGCAAGACATGCAGAGCCGCGTCCGCGCTGCAGCCACCTACGCAGTCGCTGACTACAACATTTGGCTCCCCGAAGGCAACAACATGAAGAACTTGCCGATCGCCTGGATGAACGTTCACGGCAAAAACGACGGCAGATGCGATTACAACCGCGCCAAAAATAGTGCCCTCCCGAGAATCCTCAAGCGTAACGGCAAGGCCGACGCCAATGGCGACTTCACCGACGCAAGCTCCGAAAAGCCTGAAGAAGTGAACGGCAACACCGGACACGTCTGCTATGACTTTAAGAACGTCGACGAACGCTTCCCGGTCAAGTGGTGCAGCTGGCCGGGTGACCATCAGTGGACCGCTCATGACACCGGTAACATGGGTGTCGGCTGGAACTGGGAACAGACATGGGTTCCTGAAGAAGTCCACAAGTTCTTCGAACAGTTCTAA
- a CDS encoding T9SS type A sorting domain-containing protein, which produces MKAKRLSFVTAACVAALCTTSFAYTISGTVSDDQGKVLNGVDVSLLKEGKTTKTDDQGKFTIHEDEITGLNQSYKNSVGYIGINNGILSYSQSSTSPVQVKIYNSLGNQVFKKTLQGSGTYDLTKGIKARGTYFAQVSVGSATQKFKFTTDGSFESSIGSKDASALMKDAQAGEAIRFVLDGYDTLTIALNTLDTNLNVKLTKVSNEQTYAFGYALKNAPTPSKGCGVNSTLQSTGQNSNAKKYNMTSAGLNREFWITLPKNYDNTKPYKILFAMHCMGSNAEDFTNHSPDADHPSPYYGQQNLDKNNEFIFVAPRGDTDGSPWRTGDNKDHIFFDELLTKLEENYCIDTSRVFVTGFSFGSMVTNSLAQVFQHRIRAVAVYAVADWNIYIPKNAGKPIAWMDVHGSQDNLCSYSRVDSSVDRILANNGPDGTDARGKEKATKYSGGNTHVCYDFKSVDPRFPVKLCTWGGGHQWTASDNGQWQNTWVPEEVNKFFGQF; this is translated from the coding sequence ATGAAAGCGAAACGTCTTTCGTTCGTTACCGCAGCATGCGTTGCGGCTTTATGTACCACATCATTTGCCTACACGATTAGCGGAACCGTTTCCGACGATCAGGGTAAGGTCCTTAACGGCGTCGATGTCAGCTTGCTCAAGGAAGGCAAGACTACAAAGACAGACGACCAGGGTAAATTCACCATTCACGAAGACGAAATAACGGGGCTCAACCAGAGCTACAAAAATTCCGTCGGCTACATCGGCATCAACAACGGCATTCTTTCTTATTCCCAGAGCAGTACTTCTCCTGTGCAGGTGAAGATTTACAACTCGCTCGGTAACCAGGTTTTCAAAAAGACTCTGCAGGGCTCCGGCACCTATGACCTGACCAAGGGAATCAAGGCTCGCGGTACCTATTTTGCACAGGTATCCGTCGGTTCTGCAACGCAGAAATTCAAGTTCACGACAGACGGCAGCTTTGAGAGCTCGATCGGTTCCAAAGACGCAAGCGCCCTCATGAAGGATGCTCAAGCCGGCGAAGCCATCCGCTTTGTCCTCGATGGCTACGACACGCTCACCATCGCACTCAACACGCTTGACACAAACCTCAACGTGAAGCTCACGAAGGTTTCTAACGAACAGACCTACGCATTCGGCTACGCCTTGAAGAACGCACCGACCCCGAGTAAGGGCTGCGGCGTAAATTCGACACTCCAGTCGACCGGTCAGAACAGCAACGCCAAGAAGTACAACATGACAAGCGCTGGCCTGAATCGTGAATTCTGGATTACGCTCCCGAAGAACTACGACAACACCAAGCCGTACAAGATTCTCTTCGCTATGCACTGCATGGGCTCTAACGCCGAAGACTTCACCAACCATTCTCCGGACGCCGACCATCCGTCTCCGTACTATGGCCAGCAGAATCTCGACAAGAACAATGAATTCATCTTTGTCGCTCCGCGTGGCGATACGGACGGAAGCCCCTGGCGCACTGGCGATAACAAGGACCACATCTTCTTTGACGAACTCCTCACCAAACTCGAAGAAAACTACTGCATCGATACCTCTCGCGTGTTCGTAACGGGCTTCAGCTTCGGTTCCATGGTCACCAACTCTTTGGCCCAGGTATTCCAGCACCGCATCCGCGCTGTCGCCGTTTACGCTGTGGCAGACTGGAACATTTACATCCCGAAGAATGCCGGCAAGCCGATTGCCTGGATGGACGTGCACGGTTCTCAGGACAACCTCTGCTCTTATAGCCGTGTCGACAGCTCTGTGGACCGCATCCTCGCCAATAACGGCCCGGACGGCACCGATGCTCGCGGCAAGGAAAAGGCAACGAAGTATAGCGGTGGCAACACCCACGTCTGTTACGACTTTAAGAGCGTAGACCCGCGATTCCCGGTCAAGCTCTGCACTTGGGGCGGTGGCCACCAGTGGACCGCTTCGGACAACGGTCAATGGCAAAACACTTGGGTTCCTGAAGAAGTCAACAAGTTCTTCGGCCAGTTCTAA
- a CDS encoding NYN domain-containing protein: MNHIAIFIDAENLTNWVKNNGVQSLMDELLPLGQIVVRKAYGKWSTPQLIPLQSALNENGFELVHTFHPVSGKNSTDIKMTVDTMEVALDSQVQWIVLATGDSDFSPLFRKLREQGKEVIGVGPKSPLSECVKNSCSRYIYTDDATGADDDSGDEVADAKERANLIVSEKIDSMEMLRSVLQKEDGPIALAAIKPKMLGIDNAFNEKRLGFKTFKDFVKSADFVQMTDVGGGSYMVALAEQKVAVEEDAQMVLAKALKRKGWDMFPRNMLKKIYAEACDLTSFVPMNKQDLVQEIVAKNIAGTTSSIINRALSTFFKAKLVTISGGDDKLWTVTETNQYWKEIDKAMLDRLRVSLKETGQKVPKKDIVAILYGKYADGEAEKLV, encoded by the coding sequence ATGAACCACATTGCAATTTTTATCGACGCAGAAAACTTGACCAACTGGGTCAAAAATAACGGTGTACAGTCGCTTATGGACGAACTTTTGCCGCTTGGGCAGATTGTCGTGCGCAAGGCTTATGGCAAATGGTCTACGCCGCAGCTGATCCCGTTGCAGTCCGCGCTCAATGAAAATGGCTTTGAACTTGTGCATACGTTCCATCCGGTGAGTGGCAAGAACTCGACGGACATCAAGATGACGGTCGATACGATGGAAGTGGCGCTCGATTCCCAGGTGCAGTGGATTGTGCTTGCCACGGGCGATTCTGACTTTTCGCCGCTTTTCCGCAAGCTGCGTGAACAGGGCAAGGAAGTGATTGGCGTGGGGCCCAAGTCCCCGCTGAGCGAATGCGTCAAGAATTCCTGCTCCCGCTACATTTACACAGACGATGCGACTGGTGCAGATGACGATTCCGGCGATGAAGTCGCCGATGCGAAGGAACGCGCAAACTTGATCGTTTCCGAGAAAATCGATTCCATGGAAATGCTCCGTAGCGTTTTGCAAAAAGAAGATGGCCCGATTGCACTTGCGGCGATCAAGCCCAAGATGCTAGGTATCGATAACGCGTTTAACGAAAAGCGTCTTGGCTTCAAGACGTTTAAGGATTTCGTGAAGTCTGCGGACTTTGTGCAAATGACGGATGTGGGTGGCGGTTCTTACATGGTGGCACTCGCCGAGCAGAAAGTCGCTGTCGAAGAAGATGCGCAGATGGTTTTGGCAAAGGCGCTCAAGCGTAAGGGCTGGGACATGTTCCCGCGCAACATGCTCAAGAAGATTTATGCCGAAGCTTGCGACCTTACTTCATTTGTTCCGATGAACAAGCAGGACCTGGTTCAGGAAATTGTTGCAAAGAATATTGCCGGTACGACGAGCAGCATTATCAACCGCGCGCTGAGCACGTTCTTCAAGGCGAAGCTTGTGACCATCAGCGGTGGTGATGACAAGCTCTGGACTGTCACCGAGACGAACCAGTACTGGAAAGAAATTGACAAGGCCATGCTCGACAGGCTCCGCGTGAGCCTCAAGGAAACCGGTCAAAAAGTCCCCAAGAAAGATATCGTCGCTATTTTGTACGGAAAGTACGCTGACGGCGAAGCCGAAAAGCTCGTATAA
- a CDS encoding TolC family protein, translating into MNYRKAIVLGIFASASLVFADGSWTLSACLKQAKEKSLKLESAKLREQKADVSLEQAKVGNYPTLSASIGNTLYDSPFRDGPQDHYRLNAGLSASYTLWDGGSTRLSIQANEINKEATRLSTKETERSVQESVLNAYMNLLAAIEKLHTADATVELAKAEFEHYNTLFEAGSITKKDLTQSQANVLQKEAAQLAAQLSVNTAKTTLRQLLELPESEAFEVSAPESEIQTPDALTPIPTLDALQATATETNPGLKSDSLAIQVAKKNTEIAGKGKSIKVSLGASASTGLQAWESRKYGSQLKNGYSHSVSLNINIPIIDGGATENKVLQAQISETESQVALKEQAKTLENNIEKLYLNALSADMQWKAAILQVEAENEALQVAEEQRNVGALTYTDYLTQKNRLESAQSTLTNAKYTSLLARNLLDLYQGKLD; encoded by the coding sequence ATGAATTACAGAAAAGCAATCGTTCTCGGTATTTTTGCGTCAGCATCACTCGTTTTCGCTGATGGTTCCTGGACCTTAAGCGCATGCCTCAAGCAGGCCAAAGAAAAGAGCCTCAAGCTCGAATCCGCAAAGCTCCGCGAACAGAAAGCAGATGTGAGCCTCGAACAGGCTAAAGTCGGGAACTACCCCACGCTTTCCGCCAGCATCGGCAACACCCTTTACGATTCCCCGTTCAGAGACGGTCCGCAAGACCATTACCGCTTGAATGCAGGCCTTAGCGCTTCTTACACACTCTGGGACGGCGGCTCTACGAGACTTTCCATCCAGGCAAATGAAATCAACAAGGAAGCGACGCGCCTTTCAACAAAGGAAACCGAACGCTCCGTGCAAGAAAGCGTCTTGAACGCCTACATGAACTTGCTCGCCGCAATCGAAAAGTTGCACACAGCAGATGCGACCGTTGAACTTGCCAAGGCCGAATTCGAGCACTACAACACGCTGTTCGAAGCAGGCTCCATCACCAAGAAGGACTTAACGCAGTCGCAGGCAAACGTGCTCCAGAAAGAAGCAGCCCAGCTCGCCGCTCAGCTTAGCGTGAATACCGCAAAGACAACACTCCGCCAGCTTTTGGAACTCCCGGAAAGCGAAGCGTTCGAAGTCTCTGCGCCTGAATCCGAAATCCAGACGCCGGACGCCCTCACGCCGATTCCGACACTCGATGCACTCCAGGCTACAGCCACGGAAACAAATCCAGGTTTAAAGTCTGACAGCCTCGCGATCCAAGTGGCAAAGAAGAATACCGAAATTGCAGGCAAGGGCAAGTCCATCAAGGTATCGCTCGGCGCAAGCGCAAGCACCGGCCTCCAAGCCTGGGAATCCAGAAAGTACGGTAGCCAGCTCAAGAACGGCTATTCGCACAGCGTTTCGTTGAACATCAACATCCCGATTATCGATGGCGGCGCAACCGAAAACAAGGTCTTGCAGGCACAGATTAGTGAAACCGAAAGCCAGGTCGCTTTGAAGGAACAGGCAAAGACGCTCGAAAACAACATCGAAAAGCTTTACCTGAACGCGCTCAGCGCCGACATGCAGTGGAAGGCAGCAATCCTCCAAGTCGAAGCAGAAAACGAAGCCTTGCAGGTCGCCGAAGAACAACGTAACGTAGGCGCCCTCACGTACACCGATTACCTCACGCAGAAGAACCGCCTCGAAAGCGCACAGTCCACGCTCACGAACGCCAAGTACACAAGCCTCTTGGCCCGCAACCTGCTGGATTTGTATCAAGGAAAGCTGGATTAG
- a CDS encoding PTS sugar transporter subunit IIA has translation MRLSERFVDNCILINSSSETKEAILNELVDTLCSAYKLDHRDEIFEAIWTREQSRSTGIGCGLAVPHAKIDYVDRMCMVAATIEKGLDFQSFDGEPVYLLILIVSPGNTVGPHLKALSSVSRLLADGNVRKDLIASKTPAEFLSILRAAEDKFL, from the coding sequence ATGCGACTTTCTGAAAGATTTGTAGATAATTGCATCTTGATTAACTCTTCCAGTGAAACTAAGGAAGCCATTCTTAACGAATTGGTAGATACTCTTTGCAGCGCCTACAAACTTGACCACCGCGATGAAATCTTCGAAGCCATCTGGACGCGCGAACAGAGCCGTTCCACGGGTATCGGTTGCGGTCTTGCTGTCCCCCACGCCAAGATTGACTACGTTGACCGTATGTGCATGGTCGCCGCCACCATCGAAAAGGGCCTCGACTTCCAGTCCTTTGACGGTGAACCGGTTTATTTGCTCATCCTCATCGTGAGCCCGGGCAATACCGTTGGCCCGCACCTCAAGGCACTCTCTTCCGTGAGCCGCCTCCTCGCTGACGGCAACGTTCGCAAGGACCTCATCGCCTCCAAAACCCCGGCAGAGTTCCTCAGCATCCTCCGCGCTGCCGAAGACAAGTTCTTATAA
- a CDS encoding type I 3-dehydroquinate dehydratase, with protein sequence MPIDSQKYLVGLVSPETLTAAESEELHPARIDFESCDILEIRYDFFDESEWQGLSARIRKLVPKAIQLGTIRLKRDGGTFPDARAIERPELFEQILNASDVPEWLDLERDCLHDYDKLREIATPKGVKILISEHNFTRIPSDLELKNYLTDVKRVKADGIKIAAMSNSEDDCTRLYKFAKRAKGFKFIAAFGMGETGKISRIWSLKEGANLTYGSIGKAAAPGQIDVALMRKAIDRLENTTSQLELSSFLNIF encoded by the coding sequence ATGCCAATCGATTCTCAGAAATACCTAGTCGGGCTCGTGAGTCCCGAAACGCTTACCGCCGCCGAGAGCGAAGAACTCCACCCGGCACGCATTGACTTTGAAAGCTGCGATATCCTCGAAATCCGTTACGACTTTTTTGACGAATCCGAATGGCAAGGACTTTCAGCAAGAATCCGCAAACTCGTCCCGAAGGCAATACAGCTCGGCACCATACGACTCAAGCGTGACGGCGGCACATTCCCCGACGCACGCGCTATCGAGCGCCCCGAACTTTTCGAACAAATTCTTAACGCATCGGACGTCCCGGAATGGCTGGACCTCGAACGCGACTGCTTGCACGACTACGACAAGCTCCGCGAAATTGCAACTCCGAAAGGCGTGAAGATCCTCATTTCCGAGCACAACTTCACCCGCATCCCGAGCGACCTCGAACTCAAGAACTACCTCACCGACGTCAAACGGGTCAAGGCAGACGGCATCAAAATCGCCGCCATGAGCAACTCCGAAGACGACTGCACGCGCCTCTACAAGTTCGCCAAAAGGGCCAAAGGGTTCAAGTTCATCGCCGCATTCGGCATGGGCGAAACCGGAAAAATCAGCCGAATTTGGTCTTTGAAGGAGGGTGCAAACCTCACTTACGGTTCCATCGGAAAAGCGGCCGCCCCCGGCCAAATTGACGTCGCGCTCATGAGAAAAGCCATCGACAGGCTCGAAAATACCACTTCACAGCTAGAATTATCTTCTTTTTTAAACATATTTTAG
- a CDS encoding ATP-dependent Clp protease proteolytic subunit: MADCNENKEKQTPDMLKKAEEYLASKRRIFLWGGVDDESAERIVKQLLYLDSLNHEDIIFFINSPGGVISSGLAIYDCMNAIQSDVVTVCCGQAASMGAVLLTAGAKGKRCAWPNARIMIHQPLIHGEIVAPASDIQIQAEEMLRIRGITGKILAETSGHTIEQIDRDTERDNFMSAEEAKSYGLVDKVESII; this comes from the coding sequence ATGGCAGATTGTAACGAAAACAAAGAAAAGCAGACCCCGGACATGCTCAAGAAGGCGGAAGAATACCTCGCCTCCAAGCGCAGAATTTTCTTGTGGGGTGGTGTCGATGACGAAAGTGCCGAACGCATTGTGAAGCAGCTCCTGTACCTGGATTCCCTGAATCACGAAGACATTATTTTCTTCATCAACAGCCCGGGTGGCGTGATTTCTAGTGGCCTTGCCATTTACGACTGCATGAACGCAATCCAGAGCGATGTTGTGACTGTTTGCTGTGGACAGGCTGCCTCGATGGGTGCCGTGCTCCTCACCGCCGGTGCAAAGGGCAAGCGTTGTGCATGGCCGAACGCTCGCATCATGATCCACCAGCCGCTCATTCACGGCGAGATTGTGGCTCCTGCAAGCGATATCCAGATCCAGGCCGAAGAAATGCTACGCATCCGTGGCATCACGGGCAAGATTCTTGCTGAAACTTCTGGACACACGATTGAACAGATTGACCGCGATACCGAACGCGACAACTTTATGTCTGCCGAAGAGGCTAAGTCTTACGGTCTCGTGGATAAAGTCGAGAGTATTATCTAA
- the ftsY gene encoding signal recognition particle-docking protein FtsY produces MGLFSAIKSGLAKTRDALLGELKGIVGAGKITDETLEELEEHLIKADVGVEAAFLLTDALRENALGKSLTTEQVLDIMRNEAERLLKDPPPFELKGKPHVVLVIGVNGAGKTTTIGKLAARLKNEGKKVMIAACDTFRAAAIDQLETWAERSGAEFVKHQEGSDPAAVAYDACSAAVARGCDVVLIDTAGRLHNKDYLMEELKKIVRVIKKVSPDMPHDMWLVIDGNTGQNTINQTKIFNQSFPLTGLVVTKLDGTARGGSVLSIASSLQIPIRWVGMGERIDQLVEFNKRDYVDGLFENALENRE; encoded by the coding sequence ATGGGTTTATTTTCTGCAATTAAGAGTGGCCTTGCCAAGACCCGCGACGCTCTCCTTGGGGAGTTGAAGGGTATTGTCGGTGCCGGTAAGATTACGGACGAGACGCTCGAAGAACTTGAAGAGCATCTCATCAAGGCTGATGTCGGTGTCGAAGCTGCATTCCTTTTGACGGATGCACTCCGCGAAAATGCTTTGGGCAAGTCGCTTACGACAGAGCAGGTGCTCGACATCATGCGTAATGAAGCGGAACGCTTGCTCAAGGATCCGCCTCCGTTTGAACTCAAGGGCAAGCCGCATGTGGTGCTCGTGATTGGTGTGAACGGTGCAGGCAAGACGACGACAATCGGTAAGCTTGCAGCCCGCCTCAAGAACGAAGGCAAGAAGGTGATGATTGCCGCTTGCGATACGTTCCGTGCTGCTGCTATTGATCAGCTTGAAACATGGGCCGAACGTTCGGGTGCTGAATTCGTGAAGCATCAGGAAGGTTCTGACCCGGCTGCTGTGGCATACGACGCTTGCAGTGCCGCTGTTGCTCGCGGTTGCGATGTTGTCTTGATCGATACCGCTGGCCGTTTGCACAACAAAGACTACTTGATGGAAGAACTCAAGAAGATTGTCCGTGTCATCAAGAAGGTGAGCCCGGACATGCCGCACGACATGTGGCTTGTGATTGACGGCAACACCGGACAGAACACCATCAACCAGACGAAGATTTTCAATCAGAGCTTCCCCTTGACCGGTCTTGTGGTGACAAAGCTCGATGGAACCGCGCGAGGTGGCTCCGTGCTCTCGATTGCAAGTTCGTTGCAAATCCCGATCCGCTGGGTTGGCATGGGCGAACGCATCGATCAGCTCGTAGAATTCAACAAGCGCGACTACGTTGACGGTCTTTTTGAAAACG